Genomic window (Paenibacillus sp. 37):
GAAGCTCAGCGCAACAACCGCAATCCCTGCCCACATAAATAGTTGAAGGATACGGGCATAAAAATCTTGGTAACTCTGGACAGGATACTGTATCCACACGGCACCCATCTGCCCATCCGGACCGTCCAATGGTGCAGCGTAGAGCAGGGTCTCGCCCTGCTCGTGATAAGCTATTTTATTTTGCAGCGCATAGTCCAGCGTTTCCTGTACGAGTTCACTCTCTCCGGAGGCGAAGGATGCTCCCACCTGCTGACCTGTCATGTTATAAAGTGCTATTGGCAATCCGGTAGAGTTGGCCAGTTCCTGTGCCAGCCTGCGGCCATTTCGCTGTAAAAAAATGTCCTGATCGAGATGAACGGACTCGGTGTAGTAGGACTGTCGTACATTCAGGTTCACCAGCCGTGTCTGCTGCGATAGAATACCTTCAATCTGTGACTGCTGATTGCGTTCAATACCGCGCAGGACCAGTGAACTAAGCACCACCACGGTCAGGATAAGCAATGCCGCCAGAAAAACACTGAACTTCAGCTTGATGCTGACTCTCATATGGCCCCGCCTGGTTCAGGTGCAGATGCTTTGTAGCCGATCCCATATACGGTCTGCAATTTTTGCTGATCCGTATCTCCGATTTTTTTGCGCAAACGCTGAATGTGAATGTCCACGGTCCGTGTGCCACCTGCATATTCCATGCCCCAGACCCGATCCAGCAGATCATCTCTTGTGTACACCCGCTCAGGATTGGACATGAGAATGGTCAGCAGATCGAACTCTTTTGGTGTCAGATCCAGCTTTTCCTCATTCACGGTCACCGTGCGGTGAGCAACATGAATACGCAGTGTGCCATTCACGATGGCCTGATTCTTTGAATCATCCGGTGGTGGACTGCTTTTCTCGACACGGCGCATGAGCGCCTTCACCCTTGCGAGCAGTTCACGGATCTCGAATGGTTTGGTCATGTAATCATCGGCCCCCATTTCCAGGCCAACGATTTTGTCCACGATATCATTTTTGACAGTCAGCAAAATAATGCCGATATCCTCGCGGTCCTCCAGCCTGCGGCATACGCCGTATCCATCAAGCCTTGGCATCATCACGTCCAGAATCATGACCTGTGGGTGAAACGATGCGACCTTAACCAAGGCCTCTTCACCGTCACTCGCAGTATCTACTTCATATCCTTCGCGCCGCAGCGCGTAAGCAATGGCACTGACGATGCTTGATTCGTCATCTACCACGAGTACTTTTTTATTCATGGGATTCATCCTCTTTATCTATGTCATGAGTTCGTTTATGGGTCTATGTTAGCAAGGTCTATGTTAAATGGCTATGGATGAGTTGCAATTTGTATGAAAGGTGCATATCCTCTCGGCTTGGACTTCGCTTTACTTTCTTTATACCCCAAAGGCAACAAAAAGAGCCAACCCGCGATTGGATCAGCCCTTGGTCTATAGATTCCGATTCATGTTACGGTTTAGGCAACAACTTCTTGATCACCTCAGCATTTACTCCTCAAATGACAGATTCAGCGGCTCATCCGACATCTCATACTCTGTCTCCATATGTGTCAGCGGTGTGTTCAGATCAACCTCCTCGAAGCGGAAGCTGTCAACCCACACTTTTCCTTTACCGTTCAAAATAACCCCGAACGAAATGACCGCGCTGCCCTCCGGCACATCAAGCACAATACTATACTGGTTCCATGGCTGCGTACCCGTAATCGGCCGATCATGCATGTTATCGAATTGAAGTACATCATGGACATTATTATCCACACGCATCCATAATCCGCAGAACGCGTCCACACGCTCGGTCTTCACAAATCCCGATAATTTCATCCGCTTGCCTACATACTTGTCCGCTCTGAACTGTTGCATCATCGTTGCAAATTCGTTAGGCTCCATCGGCGTAACTGCTTTCAAATATCCTGAAGCTTTCCCCTGATGCACTTCGGCAGGGTCAATGCCCATCTCATAATTTTGCGGATGACTTCCCGTTAACATCCAACCTGGAATTGTTGACGTCTGATTCATCTGTACTTCTCCTCCTCTGGTTCTTCCTTCGAATAATTTCAGATCGAACAATTTGCGAAAACGTCCTGGTGGCATGCCATATAATTTGCGGAATGCACGGGTGAAGGCTTCCTGACTCTCAAAGCCACATGCCAGCGCGATGTCCAAAATACCCGCATCCGTCGATCGGAGGGTCGTGGACGCCAGACTCATCCGGCGATTGCGTATATAATCCACCACGGTCATGCCCACCTCATTACGGAAAATTCGATGGTAGTGATATGGCGACAACAACGCCTCGGATGCCACTTCTTCCAGCCCAATCTGCTCATGCAGATGAGTCTCAATATAAAACAAACTTTGCTGAATCATTGCACGGTAACGGCTCAACTGAGGTAAAGCCCCCTTCCATATCCTTACTATACGTGCTTCAGCATAAGGCGTTTTGATCATTTCTGCTACATATCGAGATAACCGTAATTGGAGAATTATTCTCTCATCGGAGTTGGTGTAACTAAGCGTTGGTTACAAGGGCATATATACGCCTCACAAAAACAAAAAAAGAGCCGATCCAGGGACAACATTGCCCCTTGACCGACTCTATACGAAAACTCAACAATCAGACAGCCGGTACCGGCTGTGCGCCAACCTCTTCGTCATCATGCTCCACCAGTTCATGTTTCTCCCAAGCTCTGCTCTTCCAGCGGAAGAACATAATGACCGCACGGGTCCACTCATCCGCCGCAATGGCAAGCCACACACCAGCAAGCCCCAGATGAAGCTGGAATATGAGCAGGTACCCCAGTGGCAGACTCATGCAGACCATGGAGATCAGACCCATGTATACCGGGAACTTCGCATCCCCTGCCGCACGCAGGGAACCAATGATCACAATATTGCAGGTACGCCCGGTTTCGAGCAAAAGACTGAGTAGAATCACTTGAGCCCCCAGCTTGATAATTTCCGGATTATCCGTAAAGATGCTCATCAGCGGCACACGGAAAAAAATGATGATTACATCAATGATGACTGTGGCCAGAAGCGCCCATTTTACACTGTCAAAAACACGTTTGTACGCATCATCTTTGCGTCGCGCACCCACAAGCCGACCTACAATGATCGATGTCCCCATACCAATCGCCATGCTGAACAAGTAAATATAGCTGGAGATGTTACCCGCATACTGCTTGGTTGCCATAGCTTCTGCGCCAAGATAGGTCACATACAGCGTGAACACGAGCTGGCAAGAATGATATACCATGGATTCCATCGCAGACGGAATGCCAATCCGCAGAATTTTGCCAATGAATTTCTTGGACAACTTAATGTAGTATTCGAAATCCACCCGCACCTCGCTCACACGATACAACAACCAGAAGAAGATCAGCAGGCAGATAAACCGACTCCCTACCGTAGAGATGGCTGCACCTTCCACCCCAAGCTTCGGCAGGCCGAAGTGACCAAAGATCAATGCATAGTTACCAACAACGTGAATCACGTTCATGAATACAGCGACGTACATTGTTTCTTTGGTGTAACCATGTGTACGAATCGTCGCAGCCAGCGCATTAATGAGTGCCTGGAGGAAGATCCCGCCACCGACGATATTTATATACGAACGGGCAAAATCATAAATTTCGCCTTGAATATTCAAGAGTGATAACAAATGTCCTCCGAACAGAAGAAAGATTCCGCTCAGGACCAGACCTACGATAAGGTTCAGCGTAATCGCATTACCTGTCACTTGTGCTGCTTCACTTAACTTTTTGGATCCAATATATTGTGCTACTACAATCGCAGCACCATGTCCAATGACTTCCAATACAAGGATAGCGATAGAAATAATCTGATTGGCTGCTCCAACGCCGGAGACCGCATTATCGGATACCGAGCTGAGCATGAGCGTATCCACGCTCCCCATCAACATAAATAAGAAGAGTTCCAGGAAAATAGGCCATGTCAGTCGAATCAGATTCAGATCCTTGGCATCAGAACGAAGGGACTCTTTGGTTGAGGATATTGCTGTCATTTTCTCACCTTTCCCATGTGGGCTTTAATTCTTAGGGTATGTTAGCACAGGTGGTTTGAAAATGCAGTAGTTTTGCGAAAAAAGTTGAAAGTTTTTTGTAATTCCATAAATAGGTATTTTCAGCATTTTCATCTAGTCCCTTTTCCGTACGACTATCCAAGGTTTTAGAAGACAAAAAAGGCCCCTCCCCACTCGCTTTTAAGCAAGTGATGAAAGGACCTTCGACGCTCAACCTTTTAACCTTTAACTGAACCCGCAGCAATGCCCTCCACGATTCGATTACTCAGGATGAGAAAAGCAATCAGAATCGGCATAATGCTGATCATCAGCGTGGCACCAATGGCTCCCCAATCCGTTGTATATTGACCGATAAAGTTCTGTACCCCAACGGTCAGGGTCTTGTATGAATCCGTACTGATGAACGTATTAACAAAGATGAACTCATTCCAGTTATAGATCATGTTGATGATTGCCGTTGTGGAGATAACCGAAGCTGTCATCGGCAAGATAATCCGAAAGAAAATTCGATGCACGGAGCAGCCATCCATCACTGCGGCTTCTTCCACTTCCCGGGGAAGCGCGTAGTAGAATCCGAGTAGAATCATAATGGTAATTGGCATATTAAAGGCAATATAAGACAAGATGACTGACAAAGGATGATCTGTGAGATGAAGCTTCAGGAACAAGCTGAACAGCGGGATCAACGTGGAGTGTACAGGGATCATCAGACCCACCATGAATAGCCCCAGCACCAGCGAACGACCCTTCCAGCGCATACGTGTAATGGCAAAGGTCACCAGACTGGCAAACAGCACGGTGACCACCACCGAGACCACGGTAATCCATACACTGTTGAAGAAGTACAAGCTGATATTTCCCTCTGTCCATACCTTGACATAGTTTTCCCAACGCGGGGTAGCAGGAAGGGAAAAAGGCGCCATGTCGAATACTTCCTGATTATTTTTAAGCGAGAACAACAGCAGCCATACCAAGGGTAAAATTTGCAGCAAAGCTACCAGGGACAAGAGGAAATACAGCAGAATATATCCGAATCTCCTTAACCATGCCGAACCTCGGCTTGTCCCCGGGTAAGTTGACAATCTAACGGCCGTATCCGTCTTCACCGGGATGGACCTCCTTTCATTTCACTAGGGCGTGTCTGGAAACTCCGAAGGTGGCAGATTTTGCCGAATTTTCGTTCCAAGCAAGGAAATTTTCCGCAGGCGTGCCCGGGCACGTCAAGGGAAAGTGACGCAGCAGGGGGAGAAAAGGCGGTAAAAGATGCACTTCAGCGAGTTTTCAGACACGAACTAGCGTCAGGAATACTGGATCGTATCTTTGGATGCCGTCGCTTTACGAAGCAGCCAGGTAACAAGCAGACAGATCAAGAGCAGGAAGAACCCTACAGCACTGCCGTAACCAAAGTCGAAGCTACGGAACGCCTGACGATACATATAGGAGGCCATCACTTCGCTGGAGCCATTTGGTCCGCCATCGGTCATCACGTAGATGAGATCAAAATACTTGAGTGAGCCTACCACAGCCAGTACCACAGTCACCTTGATGACTTCAGTAATTAGCGGCAACTTGATTCGAAAAGCGATCTGCCAAGGGCTTGCCCCATCAATCCGGGCTGCTTCCACCAGAGATTCCGGAATATTTTTGAGGGCCGCATAATAGATCAAAATATAGAAGCCTGCATACTGCCATAGGATCGGTACGAACAGTGCATACAGCACCAGGGATGGCTCCGCCAGCCAAGCTGGCGGATTGCTGAAGCCGATCGCTTCCAGAAAGGTGTTCAGCACACCATTGCTGGGATGATAGATCTTCAGCCATAACTGAG
Coding sequences:
- a CDS encoding helix-turn-helix transcriptional regulator, encoding MSRYRAMIQQSLFYIETHLHEQIGLEEVASEALLSPYHYHRIFRNEVGMTVVDYIRNRRMSLASTTLRSTDAGILDIALACGFESQEAFTRAFRKLYGMPPGRFRKLFDLKLFEGRTRGGEVQMNQTSTIPGWMLTGSHPQNYEMGIDPAEVHQGKASGYLKAVTPMEPNEFATMMQQFRADKYVGKRMKLSGFVKTERVDAFCGLWMRVDNNVHDVLQFDNMHDRPITGTQPWNQYSIVLDVPEGSAVISFGVILNGKGKVWVDSFRFEEVDLNTPLTHMETEYEMSDEPLNLSFEE
- a CDS encoding carbohydrate ABC transporter permease — its product is MKTDTAVRLSTYPGTSRGSAWLRRFGYILLYFLLSLVALLQILPLVWLLLFSLKNNQEVFDMAPFSLPATPRWENYVKVWTEGNISLYFFNSVWITVVSVVVTVLFASLVTFAITRMRWKGRSLVLGLFMVGLMIPVHSTLIPLFSLFLKLHLTDHPLSVILSYIAFNMPITIMILLGFYYALPREVEEAAVMDGCSVHRIFFRIILPMTASVISTTAIINMIYNWNEFIFVNTFISTDSYKTLTVGVQNFIGQYTTDWGAIGATLMISIMPILIAFLILSNRIVEGIAAGSVKG
- a CDS encoding MATE family efflux transporter, with the translated sequence MTAISSTKESLRSDAKDLNLIRLTWPIFLELFLFMLMGSVDTLMLSSVSDNAVSGVGAANQIISIAILVLEVIGHGAAIVVAQYIGSKKLSEAAQVTGNAITLNLIVGLVLSGIFLLFGGHLLSLLNIQGEIYDFARSYINIVGGGIFLQALINALAATIRTHGYTKETMYVAVFMNVIHVVGNYALIFGHFGLPKLGVEGAAISTVGSRFICLLIFFWLLYRVSEVRVDFEYYIKLSKKFIGKILRIGIPSAMESMVYHSCQLVFTLYVTYLGAEAMATKQYAGNISSYIYLFSMAIGMGTSIIVGRLVGARRKDDAYKRVFDSVKWALLATVIIDVIIIFFRVPLMSIFTDNPEIIKLGAQVILLSLLLETGRTCNIVIIGSLRAAGDAKFPVYMGLISMVCMSLPLGYLLIFQLHLGLAGVWLAIAADEWTRAVIMFFRWKSRAWEKHELVEHDDEEVGAQPVPAV
- a CDS encoding response regulator transcription factor, which translates into the protein MNKKVLVVDDESSIVSAIAYALRREGYEVDTASDGEEALVKVASFHPQVMILDVMMPRLDGYGVCRRLEDREDIGIILLTVKNDIVDKIVGLEMGADDYMTKPFEIRELLARVKALMRRVEKSSPPPDDSKNQAIVNGTLRIHVAHRTVTVNEEKLDLTPKEFDLLTILMSNPERVYTRDDLLDRVWGMEYAGGTRTVDIHIQRLRKKIGDTDQQKLQTVYGIGYKASAPEPGGAI
- a CDS encoding carbohydrate ABC transporter permease; this translates as MDKVMSNRLVAALYVLPALLLLLVLVYIPIVLTGYYGLMQWDGIGAMTFIGLDNYARLLQDGTFWQSANHTFLLALFSALSLIGYLMIALVLSGKIKGANLFRKIYLIPMLLSSVAIAQLWLKIYHPSNGVLNTFLEAIGFSNPPAWLAEPSLVLYALFVPILWQYAGFYILIYYAALKNIPESLVEAARIDGASPWQIAFRIKLPLITEVIKVTVVLAVVGSLKYFDLIYVMTDGGPNGSSEVMASYMYRQAFRSFDFGYGSAVGFFLLLICLLVTWLLRKATASKDTIQYS